DNA from Nematostella vectensis chromosome 5, jaNemVect1.1, whole genome shotgun sequence:
GAGAGAGAGTAAATGGAAAAATCAAACCCTGTATAGAGGAAATGTACTTCCAACAGTACAGTGTGTAGCTCTAGACAGctaaagatatatatatattttttatttaaaaggcTTCTACTACTATAATAGAGGTAGGGTTAACACAACAGAGTACTGCTCCAACTTAAGTGTAACCCTTGGTGATAAACCTATGTTTTTGTATCATTATAAGTGGATTATAAAAGACAGGGCTTATTTAAAGTGCCATTTTTCTGCTTTATGGAGAGAGTAGTCCCTTGGTGTCAAGTTTATTTGGTGGTTTTGGTGGTGCAAGATTATTTGGTTGGGGGAGTAAGCTCTGATTTCTCCTATGCTCTCAGTGATACTGTAAAATGTGCTTCTTAACCTTGATGCCAGCTGAAGGACAACATGGAAACCCATGGATGCACTATTACAACCATGTGTTATCTGTGCTTGGCCTCCCTGATCACAAGGTAGGCTATACTATTCAAGTCTTTTCTATTCTTTTCTGTTCTATTCTATTTTATACCATTGAAGTTGTTTTCTATTCTATTCTGCTGTACTGTTCAAGTTGTTTTCCATTctattctatgccatgctattcaatttgttttctattctATTCTGTGTTATACTATTTGTGAGtgttttctattctaatctaTGCTATACTTTTCAACAATGCTGGTTCTTTTATGATTCCAGGGTGGACTCATCCTCCTAATAATGGCATTGCTATGTAATGTTGCACATGGAACATTATCAAGAAAACTAGCTGTTGAAATAGGAGGTACTGTATGCAATCAGATTATAAATATTATCTAGACGAAGAGAGTTCAGTTATAAGGGCCTTTCTCCATTGGCAGAAGTTTCAGGCTCAAGCCTGAATCAGTTCAAAATGACCACGATACCATGGCCAGTATTCACAATTACCCTGATAGCTCCAGAGAAATTTCTTGCATTGGCATCTAATTAAAGTAAATATTATAACTAACTTTATAGTCCAAATTGGTAAATCAACACTTTAAAAACATGCAAGTTGACAGCTCATACAGTACATCACTGTAGCTGACCCACCCTGTCAcctaatattttgttttaatgtTTCTATTTTATCAAACTTTGCTGTAACTTGTTATATCACCAGGTGCAAAGAGACTGACAGCTCTATCCACTGCAATAGGAACAATAATAGCCTTGCCTCTTGCATTAATAGCGTATTTTACCCAGGTAAAATCATATATTCATTGAACCTTAATAACAAATGCAACTTCAATTATTCTTTaaggcagaaaaaaaacaactgcACACAATGCCAGTCTGTCCTGCATTACATTggttttgcttttaatcaatCTACTGtagaaattagaaaaaaaaaaaaaaacactggacCCAACTTGCATGTCAATCTcattcattttgttttaatttattaGAAATATCtcatttacagtatttttaaTCATAATAACTCCCCCTTCATTGTCTGAAATAAATTGGACTGTTTTTATTAGGATGAATGGACTTCCAAAATAATTCAAGCAGGTTTACTTTGCCACAGACAAACACCCTGACAGAAAGGCAGATAAATCCAAAATAAAAGTTTACTATCACAATTTTATTCCAGGAAAGCACCATTGACTGGTTCAGTTCCCTAATTCCTCTATTCCTGGTCATCTTCTTTGTCTTCATCCTGGACTTCTACATACAGAGCTTCTGCCTGGCCAAGCTAGAAGGACCTCTAACAGGCAAAGTCAGTTCCATGGCTTCCTTCTTCTCGGCAGTTGTGATTGCGTTGCTATGGGACCAACCATGGGCGTTTTCCATGCATGAGTGGCACCATGGGGAAAAATCCGGAGACAAGCATTTGGTATCTGGGGGAACAGCGTTTGCTGCTTTGTTCTTTATTCTTGGTAAGAGAAACATTGCACTGTATTTGCCCAAACTTTGAATCCAGGGTTCTGTTTTGATTCCATTTTGATATTTCCATTTGAAATCAGgcaagttaacaaaaaagttaaaagtttttttattgcaCAAGAACCAAGACTATGGATAGTTACAATAATAATGTATTTTCCATAATTTCAAAAATCTCCATCAATGCACTATGAGTATTTGATAAGAATAACAGCAATGAAGAGAGCTGAAAACAATTGAATTGCCATATTGGGACCTTGAGTCTATCCAGCCACACCTCATAACCTGATAAAAGCTATGaagtaaatgaatgaatggataaataaatgaaaattttgtaaataaatagatgaaaaacaaatttatacATATTCGTTTTAACAAACATTAACTTTCATCACTCTTATTGTCAATTGACCACCTGTCAATGTTGAACCTTGTAACCCAGCcaaatttttttaggtgcTATTATAATTTACGCTTTTGTCCACTTTTATAGATTGAAAGTCAAACTAAAGAGCAATTAACAGCCATTTGTAATTCAAAAGTCGGTAGTCATGATTGGTTGAAGCCCCAAAATTATGCAAACACTTTAAACCTGTCCATGCTTTTGGCTTCacaaaaaattaacaaaaatcaaCAACAGGCGGGGCTGTACCACCCAATGTTAGTTCCTCTGCAGGCACTTGTATATCAGGATTTGTTCCACTACCTACATGAACCTGTTTGAATAATACGCTATTTTTTGAAATGCTTTTAGCTACACAAGCTGCACTCTGACCATGCTAATGGTCAGAGTTTTCATCTTTAATTCCATCTTTTCCATACTTTCCATCTTTGGTTCAGTGAGTGATATTTTGTCTCCATAGCAACGCGCCTACTGTCTCGTCCCAGCCCCAGGTCAGCCACACGAGGCAACCTTATTGGCTACACAACTGGCGGTCTTCCAATATATAATTTCCAGACACCTCAGTCCATTCTCTCCACTTTTCGGAGTTTTATGAGACAGACGCTTGAAGAGTCTGAGTCAAGACAGATTTTCTACTTTCTTTGCCTTAATCTGGTGAGTCTGTATTAGTGTAgtatttgtgatttttttcccTGTTGTAATATCGGTTCTACTTTTTCAGTAAatcactcaatttttttaacatcGAATAGATGCATGGACAGGCTGTCAAGGCTCTCTTGAGCATTGTGCTTTTGAGAAATTCAACTCGACTTTATTCCTTTAATTTGGACCTACTGTGCATAGCTAAGAAGTTTAACCTTAAttggattgacattctttaatgtttttttactaTAACTAGCTAATTTCTCTGTTTTGCTAGATGTTCACTGGTGTTGAACTACTCTATGGCGTCTGGACTAACAGCTTGGGGCTGATCTCTGACGGCTTCCACATGCTATTCGACTGCACAGCACTTGTTCTTGGGCTGTGCGCTTCATTGATGTCACGGTGGAAAGCTTCACGAACCTTCTCATATGGGTATGAATGGGTCATCAGAACCAGAGATTTCTTGGCCTTAAGTGAGAAGCTGGAGAACTGATCCTTTTCTCTTGATTCACAAAAATGTTGTGCTATTTAACTCTTTGAGCTACCATTTGGTTTACATTAGAAATACTTGTACAGTTAATAGAAATTTTTCGACTTCTTGTTGGAATTATCTTGAAATGTGTTACGgttgtatttttaattttctgtttttttttctgtttaggTTTGGCCGTGTTGAGATACTTTCTGGATTCGTGAATGGAATCTTCCTTGTGGTGATTGCGTTCTTCGTGTTTTTGGCGGCCGTGCAAAGATTATTTGACCCACCAAAAGTCAGCACTGAACGACTCTTGGTATGTGGGCAACTTTTCGCTTTTCGGTGTTATAATAATCGCCATAAAAACAGTACTAGCAAAATTCGCCTAAATCATGATTATCTACATCTTAGTAATCATTCATCCCCATCAACACCCTCTCATCATGGtctttattatcatcattcattatcaacatcatctgAACTTGATTGCTATCCTTttcataatcattattatcatcatcaccatcgttaTCCTCTTCGTAATCATcttcattttcatcatcaccatcattatcctCTTcgtaatcaccatcatcatcaccatcaatatcCTCTTCATAATcttaatcattatcatcacaatcGTTATCCTCTTcgtaaccatcatcatcatcatcatcatcatcgccaagGTTATCCTCTTTGTAATCGTCATCATTCATCACCACTTTCATCATCTGAGATATCATCATTGGTACTGTAATCATCTCATCGTGTTTCCACAGGCCGTGTCTGTGGGTGGTCTTCTTGTGAACCTCGTCGGTATTTTGGCATTCCGTCATGCCCATGCGCATGCTCATGGAGGAGGAGGCAGCtgtggtggtggcggcggcTCACATGGTCACGGACATAGTCACACACATGGTCACGGTCACTCACATGACCATCACCCCTCCACTCACCCGGATAGAAGTGTAAATATGCAAGGTATGTACAGTCACGCACATGGTCACATGACCGTCATCCCTCTAATCACCTGGATAGAAGTGTAATTGAGCAAGGTATGTACAGTCACGCACATGGTCACATGACCGTTATCCCTCTAATCACCTGGATAGAAGTGTAATTGAGCAAGGTATGTACAGTCACGCACATGGTCACATGACCGTTATCCCTCTAATCACCTGGATAGAAGTGTAAATATGCAAGGTATGTACAGTCACGCACATGGTCACATGACCGTCATCCCTCTAATCACCTGGATAGAAGTGTAATTGAGCAAGGTATGTACAGTCACGCACATGGTCACATGACCGTCATCCCTCTAATCACCTGGATAGAAGTGTAATTGAGCAAGGTATGTACAGTCACGCACATGGTCACATGACCGTCATCCCTCTAATCACCCAGATAGAAGTGTAGAGAGAAATAAGGTTCTCAAActcattaattattcatgcgTGCATTAGCCAATGAGTGGAGAGAATATGGATCACATGCATGGTTCTTGATATCCAATGAAAACCCAGATGAATTGGATATTTGGATATGTGATCCAAATTGAACTAAAGCCATGGTCTACTTTATTACACTCCGACTCCAAACTCTGAATATTAACCGTTTCTTCCTTCTCAGAAACTCTACTTTTTTGCCCTAAAAGATTGGAGACTTTGCTAACCTGTACATTTTGGGATGCTGGCTTCAACCAATTTCTTTTCATACTCACCGCACTTGGGAGAACGAAACCGGTTTGCCGCGAAACCTTCGGCCATAGCTCATGCTTCTCTCGCCGAAAGAATTATCTTGCGTCGCTTAACGAATAACAAAATGTACTAATTGTATTTCCCCTTGAGAAAAAGCAGGTTGTGATTGGACACAAACTTCTCGGCATTGTTTGGTCAACAAAAAAGCAGTTTTGCGTACCGTTCATGCCGCCTTTTACGATTAGTGCAAAATGGCAATTACATCGTGACATTCTTTGGTGAATAGTTTGAGAACCCATATAAAAAACTCGTGCTTCATGTTTCATCAGGAATTCCTAACACCTCAACAAGATAAACTCGGCCGCAGACGGCCTCGTGCTTTCATCTCTCTCGGTGTTTGGAATCCCTGACTCGCACTCGTTTTTCATATATTACTTCTAGGCTTGTCTATATTTTTTAGGGGCAACAATAACAAGTGAAGTTCATCAAAACTAATTGTGCGCTAAAAGCATTAAAGCTTTTTTGGGGTCACGTTCTCCCATCCGTCGCCGTTTATCTGTTATCTATTATCTGTTTGCTTGACGATCTCCCCTTTCTGTGTGTAGGCGTGTTCCTCCACGTGGTTGCAGACACCCTTGGCAGTGTAGGGGTCATCGCATCTTCTATACTCATCGACCAATTTGGCCTTTTCATCGCCGACCCAGTTTGCTCTCTTTTCATCGCCTCGCTCATCTTTTTAAGCGTATTACCGCTGCTCAAGGAATCTTCCCTCGTGCTGCTTCAACGTACTCCCCTGGACATGGAGAAGTCTCTTACAGGCGCTCTCAATAAGGTTTGCTGTTGTTATATTGATGCTTCTACTTGCCCAATACATGCAAATcgtagccaatcagatgctCTGATAGAATTTTGTCGAATCACATTttggtatatatttttttcctagttAACGGGAGGCTAGAGCCACGGTTATGTGATAATggaaatttaataaaagtaATGATAATTCGGCTCCTAGAGTACTATCCTtctctgtgtttattttttttttggcttttaaGATACACCTTCACGATTTCACaacgaaaacaaaaaataaagaaatgatCATGACcttattaattttttaatcTTGTGCCCCTGAGGTTTTTTACCTACACGTTTGTTCTAGATCTTATCATTTGACGGGGTGCTTTCGTTTCGAGATCATCACTTCTGGCAGCACTCAGAGTCTGTTGTGTGTGGCACAATACACGTCCAAGTCGCACCTTCAGCCAGCGAGCAGAAGATCATTCAACAggtatgtctgtctgtctgtctgtctgtctgtctgtctgtctgtctgtctgtctgtctgtctgtctgtctgtctgtctgtctgtctgtctgtctgtctgtctgtctgtctgtctgtctgtctgtctgtctgtctgtccgtccgtctgtctgtttgCCGTCCGTCTGgctatctgtctgtctgtctgtcaccCCTACTCATTCACTATTTTGTGTTTAATGCAGGTAACATCATTATTCAAAGAATACGGAGTCAACAATTTATCTGTCCAAGTAGAGAAAGAGGCATTTTTCCATCATGTGTCGGCATTATCGGCAGGCTACAAGTCAGTCTTGGCATTAAAACAAGGACTAGAAATCGGACAACCTCCGTCAGACCCGGACTATGGAATTATCAAATCTATATGATTTCCAAAATGGAAATGAAATTGTTGAGTTACTTTGGGAGTTTGAGTTACTAGGTCCCTTACACCAGTTTTCCATTCGGACAAAGCCGAACTACACAGAGGTTACGGTACAAAAGGGATATTACCTCCCCTTTTGTACATATCATTTTACTAGGAAAATTTGGGCTTTAATTACtgtaaaatctttttttctttcaaaacaatataaTATATTCATGATAATATTAGTAACAATATTATATTTAATatgatttttaaatataatattaaattaaatattaatattaaaatattaccATGAATTtatatggatttttttttctcattttctaATGAAACGTTTTTGTGCAACAGTCACGGACGGTCCCGGGCCATCGCGAATGTATTGAATTTTTACAGAAAAtacttgtaatttttttttttgttataaagACGATAAAATATACAATTATCATTAGTATTTTGGTCTATTTATACCTCAATAAGTTTTAGTGTTGAGTAAAAAAAGAGTTCATATCGCTACAACGAACAATGATAATTAAGACCCCCCGCAGGGGTTCGCCTTTTATaccggaacctcgtgtttaagatACAGGCTGCAACTTGGGCTAAACATGATTTGGTTTTTGTTCGTTAGTTAAATCTGGGTGCTCTTTTGTGTAAACCCAGACCTGTAGCAGGCTTTGAgttattggggggcacaatccaagaacatcaagaaaatatttgggacACAGCCActcccctactggtcatttccttatttatttcttttggggacacgtgcccccagtgcccctcTCTTGCTACGACCCCGAAAACGTATCATCAGCTAATAAGCATTCTTTGAGTCTTGAGAAAGGTAGATGATTCATTTTCATACCCGGGATGTCACATTCGAAAACCCAATACAAAGTATGATTTTCCTGCTTGCAGTCGGTACTCGGTAAGGAAAGCCCTCTCggttcggtgatcgggcgccatcttgtattataagccgcgtggttcctgggagcgagcgcaaaaacggaCGCAGGGCAGGGGGGAGAGAAAGGAGAGGTTTTTTTCTCCATTCTCTCTTCTCTCCCCCCTGCCCTGCGtccgtttttgcgctcgcccccaggaaccacggagagggttttccgcaccgagtaccgcctgcaagcaggctaagtATGATGGTCTACTTAAATCTTCACAGGACACCTTCCCGTCGACGCAATAAGTATACAATTTTACGTGTTATTGCCAAATATTAGTCGTCAAAACTCCTTGATATGGGATCGAATATCACCAATTTCTCAACTGCTCACCAATGACAACACAGCataaagggaaaaaaacatgagattatttattttgtcttaTTATTACTTAGAGCAAACTTTCTTCGATATATGCTTTGATATCCACAACCAGATTTGTTTATATGGATGAGATATCAAAAGTGTGGTATTGACGCTAGAAGATTGTAAATAATCATTATAACTGTAAAATATTAGAATTAAATTAAAGTAGTGTTCTCCGAGCTGTTCTTTGTTGCTTCTTGTTCTAAATCAAGTCATGTCCTCATTTTGCtctttaattataataataataaagtttATTCAAACCTATTACAGCCACGACTGAGTTAAGGCCTCTCGCGGgtaattgttttcaaaaattagTTCAAATTTAAACCCGTTTAGCAGCACCTTCCAAGCGTGCGATCGATCTGATCTTTGCCGAACAAAATGCTTTTAGTttgcaaatcctaaaaaaaaaatagatattaATAACCAGCGAGGCGCGACGCACGTGCAAATGAAATCGCAGTTTTTGGGGCTTGGTACAAAATTTATGTAGTTGCTAACGACCACTCCATTTTGCGTATATGAGGTCAGTTCAATTTGATTTCTTATATGACAAGTGGACCAACGAATCGATTCCTTCATG
Protein-coding regions in this window:
- the LOC5505992 gene encoding zinc transporter 5; the protein is MEDLESYSDHLLFNKRQLGPIGSTAVTPYVVALVIAKFLHAFGLFVAYEQLKVFHIAQFLFIVRLCSSVVFVILQKPISSGKKITSNQWYRIGKHAVISTVIALIWLQGLTLCGALRTILVFEHSDLVVLGALGVLFHTGVSGPSKVRGSMLLFLGFITLLLFDNDKPLIHKHPEGQHGNPWMHYYNHVLSVLGLPDHKGGLILLIMALLCNVAHGTLSRKLAVEIGGAKRLTALSTAIGTIIALPLALIAYFTQESTIDWFSSLIPLFLVIFFVFILDFYIQSFCLAKLEGPLTGKVSSMASFFSAVVIALLWDQPWAFSMHEWHHGEKSGDKHLVSGGTAFAALFFILATRLLSRPSPRSATRGNLIGYTTGGLPIYNFQTPQSILSTFRSFMRQTLEESESRQIFYFLCLNLMFTGVELLYGVWTNSLGLISDGFHMLFDCTALVLGLCASLMSRWKASRTFSYGFGRVEILSGFVNGIFLVVIAFFVFLAAVQRLFDPPKVSTERLLAVSVGGLLVNLVGILAFRHAHAHAHGGGGSCGGGGGSHGHGHSHTHGHGHSHDHHPSTHPDRSVNMQGVFLHVVADTLGSVGVIASSILIDQFGLFIADPVCSLFIASLIFLSVLPLLKESSLVLLQRTPLDMEKSLTGALNKILSFDGVLSFRDHHFWQHSESVVCGTIHVQVAPSASEQKIIQQVTSLFKEYGVNNLSVQVEKEAFFHHVSALSAGYKSVLALKQGLEIGQPPSDPDYGIIKSI